In Populus nigra chromosome 1, ddPopNigr1.1, whole genome shotgun sequence, one genomic interval encodes:
- the LOC133701343 gene encoding transcription factor bHLH52, whose protein sequence is MALSFCSNLGSSLQHHSLPELTAYPQGSVEIGNHELFGCNDNLMLSDSFINPLYEVEDQLFYSDSYTNLLPFFSSPSDNTSSLSPEISPLEDFESYACPKRQKLYTDHFNTKFATSFFEGYVPNPNPGPPEFLPEIPVPDPKFQVPTTFNVGRTESLMDSKKPSTGVSLSAQSIAARERRRKITEKTQQLGKLIPGGNKMNTASMFQAASKYVKFLQAQIGILELTGTAQENREAMHTQELQTLVTSPTIQEKLYSEQKCLVPRDFVQTIANDCEIQAKPLNIVEEIDQEFLGEQFLG, encoded by the exons ATGGCTCTGAGCTTCTGTTCAAACCTGGGATCATCACTTCAGCATCACAGCCTTCCAGAGTTAACCGCCTATCCACAAGGCAGCGTAGAGATAGGAAATCATGAGCTCTTTGGTTGTAATGACAACCTGATGTTGTCAGATTCTTTCATCAACCCTTTGTATGAGGTTGAGGATCAGCTATTTTACTCAGATAGCTACACCAATCTCCTCCcattcttctcttctccttcagATAACACAAGCTCTCTCTCCCCCGAAATCTCTCCTCTTGAAGATTTCGAGTCCTACGCATGCCCGAAACGCCAAAAACTCTACACAGACCATTTCAACACAAAATTTGCAACAAGTTTCTTTGAAGGATATGTGCCGAATCCCAATCCAGGACCCCCAGAATTCTTGCCAGAAATCCCAGTTCCAGATCCTAAGTTTCAGGTTCCAACAACCTTCAATGTTGGGAGGACTGAGAGTCTGATGGATTCAAAGAAACCAAGCACAGGAGTCAGCTTGTCTGCGCAGAGCATCGCTGCGCGTGAGAGGAGAAGGAAGATTACTGAGAAGACACAGCAGCTTGGAAAGCTGATTCCTGGTGGAAATAAGATGAATACTGCTTCAATGTTCCAAGCTGCTTCCAAGTATGTCAAGTTCTTGCAGGCTCAAATTGGAATTCTTGAACTCACGGGGACTGCTCAG GAAAACAGAGAGGCAATGCATACTCAAGAACTTCAAACTCTTGTAACGTCTCCAACAATTCAAGAGAAGTTGTACTCGGAGCAAAAGTGCTTGGTTCCAAGAGATTTTGTTCAAACCATTGCCAATGACTGTGAGATCCAAGCAAAACCTTTGAATATCGTAGAGGAGATCGATCAAGAGTTTCTGGGGGAGCAATTTCTTGGATAG